The following proteins come from a genomic window of Crateriforma spongiae:
- a CDS encoding 3-deoxy-D-manno-octulosonic acid transferase yields MFANFVYLLMLALASPWILYRVIAHGRYRRGGRQKLWGLSPSDAERLRGDDRPCIWFHAVSVGEVNLLSSLVPAVQDALPQFRLLVSTSTDTGFDLAVDRFGADRVFFCPLDFSWAVKSTIRRLRPRMLVLTELELWPNLIRCSERLGVPVAVINGRLSATSARRYQQFGWFLKPTFHRIDWLGAQDETAARRFRDCGCSDVDVTGSLKFDGAPDNRDDPRVLALADWAGVAPWQRVWCVGSTQAGEEAMALAVFQDLAPEHPELRFILVPRHQQRFDEVAQLIEDSGLSLRRRSRSADAVSNAWDADTVILVDTIGELRQWWGVSQIATVGGSFGDRGGQNMLEPAGYGCAVSFGPNTKNFAAIAGGLLDVQGAVRVQDESELNQFVRRCLDDVPSADRLGINARRYVAQHQGATGRTVDAVKRLLQRQAG; encoded by the coding sequence ATGTTCGCCAATTTCGTCTATCTGTTGATGCTGGCGTTGGCGTCGCCGTGGATCTTGTATCGCGTCATTGCCCATGGTCGGTACCGACGTGGCGGGCGACAGAAACTGTGGGGCCTGTCACCCAGTGATGCCGAACGATTGCGTGGCGATGACAGGCCGTGCATCTGGTTTCATGCCGTTAGCGTCGGCGAAGTCAATTTGCTGTCCAGCCTGGTACCCGCGGTTCAGGACGCGTTGCCTCAGTTCCGCTTGCTAGTCAGCACTTCGACGGACACGGGATTCGACTTGGCGGTGGACCGTTTCGGGGCGGATCGTGTGTTCTTTTGCCCGCTGGATTTTTCTTGGGCGGTGAAGTCGACGATCCGCCGATTGCGTCCCCGAATGTTAGTGCTGACGGAGTTGGAGCTTTGGCCCAACTTGATCCGGTGCAGCGAAAGACTGGGCGTGCCCGTCGCGGTCATCAACGGCCGACTGAGTGCGACCAGCGCTCGTCGCTATCAACAGTTTGGCTGGTTCTTGAAGCCCACATTCCATCGGATCGACTGGTTGGGAGCCCAAGACGAAACTGCGGCTCGGCGATTTCGTGATTGTGGATGTTCCGACGTGGATGTCACCGGTTCGCTTAAGTTTGATGGTGCGCCGGACAACCGTGACGATCCCAGGGTGCTCGCGTTGGCGGATTGGGCCGGCGTCGCGCCCTGGCAACGGGTGTGGTGTGTCGGCAGCACACAAGCCGGTGAAGAAGCGATGGCTTTGGCAGTGTTTCAAGATCTTGCACCGGAGCATCCCGAGCTGCGTTTCATCTTGGTTCCGCGTCATCAACAACGATTCGATGAAGTCGCCCAGCTGATTGAAGATTCGGGGCTTTCATTGCGGCGACGCAGTCGATCGGCTGATGCCGTATCCAATGCCTGGGATGCCGATACCGTCATCTTGGTCGATACCATTGGTGAACTGCGTCAGTGGTGGGGAGTCAGCCAGATCGCGACGGTCGGCGGCAGCTTTGGTGATCGCGGCGGTCAAAACATGCTGGAACCGGCTGGCTACGGGTGCGCGGTTTCTTTCGGACCGAATACCAAGAATTTTGCGGCGATCGCAGGCGGATTGTTGGATGTGCAAGGGGCTGTGCGGGTCCAGGACGAGAGTGAACTGAACCAATTCGTTCGGCGGTGCCTGGATGATGTGCCGTCGGCAGATCGGCTGGGGATCAACGCACGTCGGTACGTGGCCCAGCATCAGGGGGCGACCGGCCGAACCGTGGATGCAGTGAAACGCCTGCTGCAGCGTCAGGCTGGCTGA
- a CDS encoding Spy/CpxP family protein refolding chaperone, which yields MKLTRLTALVLCVAVMALIASDVSAQGGRGGRGGGGGGFGGRGGGPGGPGGFGGRGGGPGGGGMLQLLRIDEVRTELDLMDDQVQTLEKVGRDIVEEMRGDMPNFRDMSDEERREAFAKMQEMREKVEKKTREQLEEVLFPEQYDRLKQINIQVQGINALRDAEVVKELGLSDEQKEKIRKVGENLRDGIQEKIAEARESGDRDKMREAMQEAFAGMQEKLETETLAVLTSEQKKKFEEMKGKPFEMPERRGGFGGGRGGFGGPGGGPGGGRGGRGGDGGGRGGRGGGRPE from the coding sequence ATGAAATTGACGCGTCTGACCGCCTTGGTCCTGTGCGTTGCTGTGATGGCATTGATCGCATCTGATGTTTCAGCCCAAGGCGGACGTGGCGGCCGCGGTGGTGGCGGTGGCGGTTTCGGAGGCCGTGGCGGCGGTCCGGGTGGCCCCGGTGGTTTCGGCGGCCGTGGTGGCGGTCCCGGTGGCGGCGGAATGCTGCAACTGCTGCGAATCGATGAAGTTCGCACCGAACTGGATCTGATGGACGATCAGGTCCAAACGCTGGAAAAGGTCGGCCGTGACATCGTGGAAGAAATGCGTGGCGACATGCCCAATTTCCGCGACATGAGCGATGAAGAACGCCGAGAAGCCTTCGCCAAGATGCAAGAAATGCGTGAAAAGGTGGAGAAGAAGACTCGCGAGCAACTGGAAGAAGTCCTGTTTCCCGAGCAGTACGACCGCCTGAAGCAAATCAACATCCAAGTCCAAGGCATCAACGCACTGCGTGACGCTGAAGTTGTCAAAGAGCTGGGTTTGAGCGACGAGCAAAAGGAAAAGATTCGCAAGGTCGGCGAAAATTTGCGTGACGGCATCCAAGAAAAGATTGCCGAGGCCCGTGAATCGGGCGATCGCGATAAGATGCGTGAAGCGATGCAGGAAGCCTTTGCCGGTATGCAAGAAAAGCTGGAAACCGAAACCCTTGCCGTGCTGACCAGCGAGCAAAAGAAAAAATTCGAAGAAATGAAGGGCAAGCCTTTTGAAATGCCCGAACGCCGTGGCGGATTCGGCGGCGGCCGCGGCGGATTCGGTGGCCCCGGCGGCGGACCCGGAGGTGGTCGTGGCGGACGCGGTGGCGACGGCGGTGGCCGTGGCGGTCGCGGCGGTGGACGTCCCGAGTAA
- a CDS encoding fasciclin domain-containing protein, giving the protein MKRFMLTLAALMIVPAVAKADDHKSGEHAQKNIVETAVGADGFKTLVAAVKAGGLVETLSGEGPFTVFAPTDDAFGKLPKGTLETLLKPENKDQLVGILKYHVVAAKAPAAKVVKLDSAKTLNGNVKIEVTDEGVILNDKVKVVKTDIMCSNGVIHVIDAVLLPSND; this is encoded by the coding sequence ATGAAGCGTTTCATGCTGACCCTGGCCGCCCTGATGATCGTTCCCGCCGTCGCCAAAGCTGACGATCACAAGAGCGGTGAACACGCACAGAAGAACATCGTAGAAACCGCCGTTGGTGCTGACGGCTTCAAGACCCTGGTCGCCGCCGTCAAGGCGGGGGGATTGGTCGAAACCCTGAGCGGCGAAGGCCCGTTCACTGTCTTCGCCCCGACCGACGACGCGTTCGGCAAGCTGCCCAAGGGCACCTTGGAAACCTTGCTCAAGCCCGAAAACAAAGATCAACTGGTCGGAATCTTGAAGTACCACGTCGTTGCCGCGAAGGCACCGGCCGCCAAGGTTGTGAAGTTGGATTCGGCGAAGACCTTGAACGGAAACGTCAAGATCGAAGTCACCGATGAAGGCGTGATCTTGAACGACAAAGTCAAGGTCGTGAAGACGGACATCATGTGCAGCAATGGCGTGATCCACGTCATCGACGCGGTTCTGTTGCCCTCCAACGACTGA
- a CDS encoding TlpA disulfide reductase family protein, with the protein MTIRRSRTILGRSREIFLALCGLTMLVAGCGQRVSDGTADDESSSESVTNTESVTDTSKTVAEPVAPDGTKSAEKSEPEIRYEPWPAIEKRIQAGGKVTVVDFWSLSCEPCLRELPSLAELARERDDEFDFVAIAVDFDGRQTKPPESYEPKILAVLKALDATFESYLCETASDTVFQAIDIPSIPAVFVYGADGKLLKKFVDTGDTAGFTYEDNVIPFLDELASGS; encoded by the coding sequence ATGACGATTCGTCGATCGCGAACAATTCTTGGCAGGTCGCGGGAGATCTTTTTGGCCCTGTGTGGCCTGACGATGCTGGTCGCCGGGTGTGGCCAACGGGTCAGCGACGGGACCGCCGACGACGAATCGAGCAGTGAATCCGTCACGAATACTGAATCGGTGACGGACACCTCGAAGACTGTGGCCGAACCCGTCGCTCCCGACGGAACGAAGTCCGCCGAGAAAAGCGAACCGGAGATCCGGTACGAGCCATGGCCGGCAATCGAGAAGCGAATCCAAGCCGGCGGCAAGGTCACCGTGGTCGATTTCTGGTCCTTGTCGTGCGAACCCTGTTTAAGAGAACTACCGTCGTTGGCGGAATTGGCCAGGGAACGAGACGATGAATTTGACTTCGTCGCCATCGCCGTCGACTTCGATGGACGCCAGACCAAACCACCGGAAAGCTATGAGCCCAAAATCCTTGCCGTTTTAAAGGCCCTAGATGCAACGTTCGAAAGCTATCTGTGCGAAACAGCAAGCGACACCGTTTTCCAAGCCATTGACATTCCGTCAATTCCCGCCGTGTTTGTTTACGGGGCGGACGGCAAGCTGTTGAAGAAATTCGTCGACACCGGAGACACAGCAGGCTTCACCTATGAAGACAATGTCATCCCCTTCTTGGATGAACTGGCATCCGGTTCCTAG
- a CDS encoding sigma-70 family RNA polymerase sigma factor, protein MIDSMTSLPPGPPADSDPTSMSTAQLLVASQRGDNEAFGRLLDQYRGYLLMLAHRYLSERLRRRIDPLDLVQWTYLEAKRDLHQFRGTTPAEFAAWLRGMLKHNVASAVTRHVTTQKRSLKREVTVGDLKQGSDAAWIQQMPGSTTSPSGVAIRGEAVLELLNALHSLPETQAEAIRLRYMEGLSLSQITERMGKSETAVAGLLKRGLRKLRDHFQSQSSPWW, encoded by the coding sequence ATGATCGACTCTATGACCAGCCTTCCGCCAGGCCCGCCGGCCGATTCCGACCCCACGTCGATGTCGACGGCCCAGTTGTTGGTGGCGTCCCAACGAGGTGACAACGAAGCGTTCGGTCGATTGTTGGATCAGTATCGTGGTTATCTGTTGATGTTGGCTCATCGTTATTTGTCGGAACGGCTGCGACGACGGATCGACCCGTTGGACTTGGTCCAGTGGACGTACCTGGAAGCCAAACGGGATCTGCACCAGTTTCGTGGCACGACACCGGCGGAATTTGCCGCATGGTTGCGTGGCATGTTGAAACACAACGTGGCGTCGGCGGTCACACGACATGTGACGACACAAAAAAGATCGCTGAAACGCGAAGTCACCGTTGGCGATTTAAAGCAAGGGTCTGATGCCGCGTGGATCCAACAGATGCCGGGCAGCACCACCAGCCCCAGTGGTGTGGCGATCCGAGGCGAAGCGGTCTTGGAATTGTTAAACGCGTTGCACAGCTTGCCGGAAACACAAGCCGAAGCGATTCGTTTGCGGTACATGGAAGGCTTGTCGCTTTCGCAGATCACTGAACGCATGGGAAAATCTGAAACCGCCGTTGCCGGCTTGTTGAAGCGTGGCTTGCGAAAGCTACGCGATCATTTTCAATCGCAAAGTAGTCCCTGGTGGTGA